A genomic stretch from Candidatus Thermoplasmatota archaeon includes:
- a CDS encoding Ig-like domain-containing protein, whose translation MDSKGFGGRSGQVLRTAIVFAFALVLGMGALTTGLANTPPVVVITYPDAGQTVGGIVTIQGLSEDDVEVVTVEVSIDSPDDWVLANDLSGNWFHWEYEWDSTLVLNGEHFIVARAFDGELYSELYDLGFIVQNENSPPHVWVEHPPDYSEVWGIVEIWGHASDPDEGDVVELVQIAFDNTEDWINCTDTSNEGDWWTWEYIWDTTTFEDGWHYFVVRAFDGEDYSELTDIHVYIMNEEPNTPPWVNIEHPPDWSEVSGTVTVWGHSGDPDEGDQVELVQVAFDGTEEWFNATDVSPDGDWHTWEYEWDTTEFEDGWHAVVARAFDGEDYSEYVDIHVYVDNVNDPPTCEIVEPDWEEVVSGWVDVWIKCFDDNELLEVLVMIDETGDWHEATWMGMEEGFEYWKWEWDTTQWEDGIHWIHAKGSDGVHWSELDWIKVIVENGGCEAPTVEIVHPENGEVLSGIVLIHGTADDPNPGYGVSHVLVRIDEGDWHEATDTSWGTDYRTWAFHWNTRDYENGEHWVRAKAGSECGWSDVDVREVIVENDNSQPEVSIIHPEHNEEVSGFYLIHGKAWDNDEGDRITKVQVKIGDGEWHLAKDVSLDDSWYQWAYEWITPEWDDGCYRILARSYDGELWSDNATVIACTDNVNDPPEVEILHPDDGALLSGIVLVNGIAEDDGGVELVQVRIDSDEWEDATDVSGDGSWSHWAYEWNTGEYENGNHTVCARAYDGEHHSELDCVEVGVDNLNNAPELEIVHPVENETVDGEYLVYGYASDPDPGDEVDLVQVKIDDGEWQNATDTSGDGSWSTWAYLWDTTKYDNGNHTVHARAYDGELHSDVVSVDVVVDNQGGMIAPPWPPIRDVILPIALGIPLIVAAIILIRRYVL comes from the coding sequence GTGGGCGGGATCGTGACCATCCAGGGTTTGTCGGAGGACGATGTCGAGGTCGTGACCGTGGAGGTCTCCATCGACAGCCCGGACGACTGGGTGCTCGCGAACGACCTGTCAGGGAACTGGTTCCACTGGGAATACGAATGGGACAGCACCCTCGTTCTCAACGGAGAGCACTTCATAGTCGCGAGGGCCTTCGACGGGGAGCTCTACTCGGAGCTGTACGACCTCGGCTTCATCGTGCAGAACGAGAACTCCCCGCCGCACGTCTGGGTGGAGCACCCGCCGGACTACAGCGAGGTCTGGGGGATAGTCGAGATCTGGGGTCACGCTTCCGATCCGGACGAGGGCGATGTGGTCGAGCTTGTGCAGATCGCCTTCGACAACACGGAGGACTGGATCAACTGCACGGACACATCCAACGAGGGCGACTGGTGGACCTGGGAGTACATCTGGGACACGACGACCTTCGAGGACGGCTGGCACTACTTCGTGGTCAGGGCCTTTGATGGTGAAGACTACTCCGAGCTGACGGACATACATGTCTACATAATGAACGAGGAGCCGAACACGCCGCCCTGGGTGAACATCGAGCACCCGCCTGACTGGTCCGAGGTCAGCGGGACAGTGACCGTGTGGGGCCACTCTGGGGACCCCGATGAGGGCGACCAGGTCGAGCTCGTGCAGGTCGCGTTCGACGGGACAGAGGAGTGGTTCAACGCCACGGACGTCTCGCCCGACGGTGATTGGCACACCTGGGAGTACGAGTGGGACACGACGGAGTTCGAGGACGGATGGCACGCGGTCGTTGCCAGAGCCTTCGACGGTGAGGACTACTCCGAGTACGTGGACATACACGTCTACGTGGACAACGTCAACGACCCGCCGACGTGCGAGATAGTCGAGCCCGATTGGGAGGAGGTCGTCAGCGGCTGGGTGGACGTCTGGATCAAGTGCTTCGATGACAACGAGCTGCTCGAGGTCCTCGTGATGATAGACGAGACCGGCGACTGGCACGAGGCCACCTGGATGGGAATGGAGGAAGGCTTCGAGTACTGGAAGTGGGAGTGGGATACCACACAGTGGGAGGACGGAATACACTGGATCCATGCCAAGGGCTCTGACGGCGTTCACTGGTCCGAGCTAGACTGGATCAAGGTCATCGTTGAGAATGGTGGCTGCGAGGCCCCGACCGTCGAGATAGTGCATCCCGAGAACGGGGAGGTTCTCAGCGGGATTGTGCTCATACACGGAACGGCCGATGACCCGAACCCCGGGTACGGCGTCTCTCACGTCCTGGTGAGGATCGATGAGGGCGATTGGCACGAGGCGACCGATACATCCTGGGGCACCGACTACAGGACATGGGCATTCCACTGGAACACCCGTGACTACGAGAACGGGGAGCACTGGGTCAGGGCAAAGGCCGGTTCCGAGTGCGGCTGGTCCGATGTGGACGTCCGAGAGGTCATCGTGGAGAACGATAACAGCCAGCCCGAGGTCTCGATCATCCATCCCGAGCACAACGAGGAAGTGAGCGGGTTCTATCTCATCCACGGGAAGGCGTGGGACAACGATGAAGGGGACCGAATAACCAAGGTACAGGTGAAGATCGGCGACGGCGAGTGGCACTTGGCAAAGGACGTCTCCCTGGACGACAGCTGGTACCAGTGGGCGTACGAGTGGATCACCCCCGAGTGGGATGACGGCTGCTACAGGATCCTCGCAAGGTCCTACGACGGCGAGCTCTGGTCCGACAATGCCACCGTGATCGCGTGCACGGACAATGTGAACGACCCGCCAGAGGTGGAGATACTCCATCCGGATGACGGTGCGCTGCTCAGCGGCATAGTTCTGGTCAACGGGATCGCTGAGGATGACGGGGGCGTGGAGCTCGTCCAGGTCAGGATAGACTCGGACGAGTGGGAGGACGCCACAGACGTCTCTGGAGACGGCAGCTGGTCACACTGGGCCTACGAGTGGAACACTGGCGAGTACGAGAACGGGAACCATACTGTTTGCGCCCGCGCATATGACGGAGAGCACCACTCCGAGCTTGACTGCGTGGAAGTGGGCGTTGACAACCTCAACAACGCACCCGAGTTGGAAATCGTCCATCCGGTCGAGAACGAGACCGTGGACGGGGAGTACCTCGTGTACGGATACGCCAGCGATCCTGACCCGGGGGACGAGGTTGACCTCGTCCAGGTGAAGATAGACGACGGCGAGTGGCAGAACGCCACGGACACATCCGGCGACGGAAGCTGGTCCACATGGGCGTATCTCTGGGACACGACCAAGTACGACAATGGAAACCATACGGTGCACGCACGCGCCTATGATGGTGAGTTGCATTCCGACGTGGTCAGCGTCGACGTGGTCGTCGACAACCAGGGAGGCATGATCGCGCCGCCCTGGCCGCCTATCAGGGACGTGATACTGCCCATAGCGCTCGGGATACCGCTCATAGTAGCGGCCATCATCCTTATTAGACGCTACGTGCTATAA